A part of Arachis hypogaea cultivar Tifrunner chromosome 12, arahy.Tifrunner.gnm2.J5K5, whole genome shotgun sequence genomic DNA contains:
- the LOC112728820 gene encoding sorting nexin 1-like, whose product MKMSTAPYDLEQQQQHQRSGVAASSQSPRSPSSSTPFLSVSVTDPVKLGNGVQAYISYRVITKTNFPEYQGPEKIVIRRYSDFVWLRDRLFEKYKGIFIPPLPEKSAVEKFRFSAEFIEMRRQALDLFVNRIASHHELQQSEDLRMFLQAEEETMERLRAQETGIFKKPSDLMQIFKDVQSKVSDVVLGKEKPVEESDPDYEKLKHYIFELENHLAEAQKHAYRLVKRHRELGQSLSDFGKAVKLLGASEGNSLGKAFSELGIKSEILSTKLQKEAHQILMNFEEPLKDYVRAVQSIKATIAERANSFRKQCQLAETVKLKEIDLERQRLHRSEKLAEAEREYHELKTESEQATKTFESIVRLMNEEIGRFQEQKTLDMGIAFHEFAKGQARLANDIAGAWRSLLPKLEACSAA is encoded by the exons ATGAAAATGTCGACCGCACCGTACGATTTGGAACAACAGCAGCAACATCAGAGAAGTGGAGTCGCCGCTTCGTCACAGAGCCCTAGATCTCCGTCGTCTTCCACGCCCTTCCTCTCCGTCTCCGTTACCGATCCCGTTAAGCTTGGCAATGGCGTCCAAGCCTATATCTCATATCGCGTCATCACCAAA ACGAATTTTCCAGAGTACCAGGGGCCTGAGAAGATTGTCATCCGACGTTACAGTGACTTTGTGTGGTTACGCGATCGTCTTTTTGAGAAGTATAAAGGAATTTTCATTCCCCCTCTTCCAGAGAAAAGTGCTGTAG AGAAATTCCGTTTCAGTGCTGAATTTATTGAGATGAGGCGGCAAGCGTTGGACCTATTTGTAAATAGGATAGCATCACATCATGAACTTCAACAAAGTGAGGATCTGAGGATGTTTTTGCAGGCAGAAGAAGAG ACAATGGAGAGATTAAGGGCCCAAGAGACTGGCATATTCAAGAAGCCATCTGATTTAATGCAGATTTTTAAG GACGTGCAATCTAAAGTGAGTGATGTTGTCCTTGGGAAAGAGAAGCCAGTGGAAGAATCAGATCCTGACTATGAAAAACTGAAACACTACATCTTTGAGCTTGAAAACCACTTGGCTGAAGCTCAAAAGCACGCATATCGTCTTGTGAAAAGGCATCGAG AATTGGGACAATCACTGTCAGATTTTGGGAAAGCGGTAAAACTTCTTGGTGCGTCTGAAGGAAATTCTCTTGGCAAAGCTTTTTCTGAACTTGGGATTAAGTCAGAGATTTTATCTACTAAGTTACAAAAGGAG GCCCATCAGATCTTGATGAATTTTGAAGAACCTTTAAAAGATTATGTCCGGGCTGTGCAATCCATTAAG GCAACAATAGCAGAGAGGGCCAACTCCTTCCGGAAGCAATGTCAGCTGGCTGAAACAGTGAAGCTGAAGGAGATTGATCT TGAAAGGCAAAGGTTGCATCGATCTGAAAAGCTGGCAGAAGCTGAGCGCGAATATCATGAG TTGAAGACAGAGAGCGAACAGGCAACAAAGACATTCGAGTCAATCGTGAGATTAATGAACGAAGAAATTGGGCGTTTTCAGGAGCAGAAGACACTAGATATGGGGATTGCTTTCCATGAATTCGCCAAAGGTCAAGCACGCCTAGCCAACGACATTGCTGGTGCATGGAGAAGTTTGCTTCCTAAACTGGAAGCGTGTTCAGCCGCCTAG